From a single Nostoc sp. MS1 genomic region:
- the trpC gene encoding indole-3-glycerol phosphate synthase TrpC — translation MTNQIAPPRHILDEIVLHKRQEVAQLQQEVSLTALQQQLETAPPVRNFLKALQENSHKPSLIAEVKKASPSRGIIRADFDPVAIAQYYQKGGAACLSVLTDEKFFQGGFNNLRLVRQQVSLPLLCKEFIIDPYQIYLARTAGADAVLLIAAILSDEELQNFLQLIHDLGMNALIEVHTLAELDRVLKLQDLRLLGINNRNLEDFTVDLKITQQLLSQRQQQIQGLDLTIVSESGIYTPADLSFVAEVGARSVLVGESLVKQTDVEQATRSLLLT, via the coding sequence ATGACTAACCAAATTGCACCTCCTCGCCACATTCTCGATGAGATTGTGCTGCATAAAAGACAAGAAGTTGCACAGTTACAACAAGAAGTATCTTTAACTGCTTTGCAACAACAGTTAGAGACTGCGCCACCTGTGCGGAATTTCTTGAAAGCCTTGCAAGAAAATTCTCACAAACCCAGCTTGATTGCAGAGGTGAAAAAAGCCTCGCCCAGCCGTGGTATTATTCGGGCAGATTTTGATCCAGTAGCGATCGCCCAATATTACCAAAAAGGTGGCGCAGCTTGTCTATCTGTCTTAACTGACGAAAAGTTCTTTCAAGGTGGTTTCAACAATTTACGACTTGTACGCCAGCAAGTCTCACTACCCCTATTATGTAAGGAGTTCATTATTGACCCTTACCAAATATACCTTGCCAGAACTGCGGGTGCAGATGCAGTATTGTTGATTGCAGCTATCTTATCCGATGAAGAACTGCAAAACTTCCTGCAACTAATTCACGACTTGGGTATGAATGCACTCATAGAAGTCCATACCTTAGCTGAATTAGATAGAGTCCTCAAACTGCAAGACTTGCGCTTGCTGGGAATTAATAACCGCAACCTGGAAGATTTTACAGTCGATTTAAAAATTACACAGCAACTTTTAAGCCAGCGCCAGCAACAAATCCAAGGCTTAGACCTGACTATTGTCAGCGAGTCGGGAATCTATACACCTGCTGATTTATCATTTGTCGCTGAAGTTGGTGCGCGTTCTGTGTTAGTCGGAGAATCTTTAGTTAAACAAACTGACGTTGAACAAGCAACCCGTAGTTTGTTGTTAACTTAA
- a CDS encoding anthranilate synthase, whose product MIADSHDYTTFGGIHVSRFITPVKMETALEEILFYLNSQRGGLLTSSYEYPGRYKRWAIGFVNPPLELSTRENAFTITALNDRGHILLPVIFERLSQSEQLQELNQNYQQITGLVKQTNQFFTEEERSKQPSTFSVIREILHIFSSQEDEHLGLYGAFGYDLVFQFEQINKHLERPHDQRDLVLYLPDQLIVIDYYQQQAFRIEYDFITEYGTTDEIPRTGESVDYRGQRLIPSQNGDHKIGEYSKLVEYALDYFRRGDLFEVVPSQNFFTPCEALPSKLFETLKQINPSPYGFIFNLGGEYIIGASPEMFVRVEGRRVETCPISGTISRGQDALDDAVQIRHLLNSHKDEAELTMCTDVDRNDKSRICEPGSVRVIGRRQIELYSHLIHTVDHVEGILRPEFDALDAFLSHTWAVTVTGAPKRAAIQFIEQHERTARRWYGGAVGYLSFNGDLNTGLILRTIRLQDSIAEVRVGATLLYDSIPQAEEQETITKAAAAFETIRRAKQTDAKIEDSSITILSKSVPDVEAGKRVLLIDHEDSFVHTLANYIRSTGATVTTLRHGFPESLFDTERPDLVVLSPGPGRPSEFKVPEVVAACVRRQIPLFGVCLGLQGIVEAFGGELGVLNYPQHGKSSRIFVTEPNSVLFQGLPESFPVGRYHSLFALAQRLPKELKVTAISDDEVIMAIEHQTLPITAVQFHPESIMTLAGEVGLAMIKNVVRKYTQPIVISQ is encoded by the coding sequence ATGATTGCCGATTCCCATGACTATACAACCTTTGGGGGTATCCATGTCTCTCGCTTCATCACCCCAGTTAAGATGGAGACAGCCCTGGAAGAGATTCTTTTCTATTTAAACTCTCAACGCGGCGGCTTGCTGACCAGTAGTTATGAATATCCAGGTAGATACAAGAGATGGGCAATTGGATTTGTCAATCCACCTTTAGAATTATCTACAAGAGAAAACGCTTTTACTATTACAGCATTAAACGATCGCGGTCATATACTTTTACCAGTAATATTTGAGCGTCTATCCCAATCAGAACAACTCCAAGAACTTAATCAAAATTATCAACAAATTACCGGATTAGTTAAACAAACAAACCAATTCTTTACAGAAGAAGAACGCAGTAAACAACCTTCAACATTTTCTGTAATTCGAGAGATTCTGCATATCTTCTCTAGCCAAGAAGATGAACATTTAGGCTTATATGGTGCATTTGGTTACGATTTAGTATTCCAATTTGAGCAAATCAACAAACACCTAGAACGTCCGCATGATCAACGAGATTTAGTTTTATATTTACCCGACCAACTGATAGTAATAGACTACTATCAACAACAAGCATTTCGCATAGAGTATGACTTCATCACAGAGTATGGTACAACCGATGAGATACCACGCACTGGAGAGTCTGTTGATTATCGAGGTCAACGCCTCATCCCTTCACAAAATGGTGATCACAAAATAGGCGAGTATTCTAAGTTAGTAGAATATGCCCTCGATTATTTCCGTCGGGGTGACTTATTTGAAGTAGTTCCTAGCCAAAACTTCTTCACACCTTGCGAAGCCTTACCAAGTAAACTATTTGAAACTCTAAAACAAATTAATCCTAGTCCATACGGATTTATCTTTAACCTTGGCGGCGAATACATCATCGGTGCATCACCAGAGATGTTTGTGCGGGTGGAAGGTCGGCGTGTGGAAACCTGCCCTATTAGCGGTACTATCAGCCGAGGACAGGATGCTTTAGATGATGCTGTACAAATTCGTCACTTACTCAACTCTCACAAAGACGAAGCTGAGTTAACAATGTGTACAGACGTAGACCGCAACGATAAATCTCGGATTTGCGAACCCGGTTCAGTACGAGTTATTGGTCGTCGTCAAATTGAATTGTATAGCCACTTAATCCATACAGTAGACCATGTAGAAGGCATACTCCGACCAGAGTTTGATGCCTTAGATGCCTTCCTTAGTCATACTTGGGCAGTTACAGTTACAGGCGCACCTAAACGGGCAGCAATTCAATTTATCGAACAGCATGAACGCACCGCCCGACGTTGGTATGGTGGTGCAGTTGGCTATCTCAGCTTTAATGGTGATTTGAATACAGGATTAATTCTGCGAACAATCAGATTGCAAGATTCAATTGCAGAGGTGCGAGTTGGTGCAACTCTGTTATATGACTCTATACCACAAGCCGAAGAACAAGAAACCATCACCAAAGCTGCGGCTGCTTTTGAAACCATTCGCCGCGCTAAACAGACAGACGCAAAAATTGAAGATTCTAGTATTACTATCCTCAGCAAATCTGTTCCTGATGTGGAAGCAGGGAAACGTGTCTTACTTATCGACCATGAAGACTCATTTGTTCATACCCTAGCTAACTACATTCGTTCTACAGGTGCAACTGTAACTACACTTCGTCACGGCTTCCCAGAATCACTATTTGATACCGAACGACCAGACTTAGTAGTTTTGTCTCCTGGCCCTGGTAGACCAAGTGAATTTAAAGTCCCAGAAGTCGTTGCTGCTTGCGTCCGTCGGCAAATACCTTTGTTTGGTGTTTGTTTGGGATTGCAAGGAATTGTAGAAGCCTTCGGTGGTGAATTAGGTGTATTGAACTACCCACAACACGGTAAATCCTCTAGGATTTTTGTTACAGAACCCAATTCTGTACTATTCCAAGGCTTACCCGAATCTTTTCCAGTAGGTAGATACCATTCCTTATTTGCATTAGCGCAACGTTTACCAAAAGAACTTAAGGTGACAGCGATTTCTGATGATGAAGTCATTATGGCTATCGAACATCAGACACTTCCTATCACAGCCGTTCAGTTCCACCCAGAGTCAATTATGACTTTAGCTGGAGAAGTTGGTTTAGCAATGATTAAAAATGTGGTGCGCAAGTATACGCAGCCAATCGTTATTAGTCAATAG
- a CDS encoding alkaline phosphatase family protein produces MQKTVVLNVVGLTPELIGEHTPFLSGWQAKGKAVTLDPVLPAVTCTAQATYLTGKSPDEHGIVANGWYFRDECEVKFWRQSNKLIQAPKVWDIAKEIDPSFTCANLFWWYNMYSSADYSVTPRPMYPADGRKLPDIYTQPENLRSQLQSQLGQFPLFNFWGPNTSILSTQWIADSAKFVNERHNPTLTLIYLPHLDYCLQKHGPDTTKVAKDLQEIDAVCSDLIQYYENRGAQVIVLSEYGITSVSKPIHINRILREHGLLTVREELGRELLDAGASKAFAVADHQLAHVYVNDPFYIPKVRSLLEDADGIAYVLDETEKPTYHLNHSRSGELIAVSQPDAWFTYYYWLDDRRAPDFARTVDIHRKPGYDPVELFIDPEIKLPPVKIASKLIQKKLGFRYLMDVIPLDASLVKGSHGCLPPSPSQGPLFITQQSHLLDSPAIMATDVYQLIIKHLVDKIN; encoded by the coding sequence ATGCAGAAAACAGTTGTTCTCAACGTCGTCGGGTTAACACCTGAACTTATAGGTGAACATACACCCTTCCTTTCAGGCTGGCAAGCTAAAGGAAAGGCTGTAACTTTAGACCCAGTATTACCTGCTGTTACTTGTACAGCACAAGCCACTTATCTTACAGGTAAATCACCGGATGAACACGGAATTGTGGCCAATGGATGGTATTTTCGTGATGAGTGTGAGGTGAAATTCTGGCGACAGTCTAATAAACTAATTCAAGCACCAAAAGTTTGGGACATTGCCAAAGAAATAGACCCCAGCTTTACCTGTGCTAACTTATTCTGGTGGTACAATATGTACTCCTCAGCCGATTATTCTGTCACACCACGACCGATGTATCCTGCTGATGGCAGGAAATTACCTGATATATATACTCAACCGGAAAATCTGCGATCGCAACTCCAATCTCAACTAGGCCAATTCCCATTATTCAACTTCTGGGGGCCGAACACATCAATTCTTTCTACCCAATGGATAGCAGACTCAGCCAAGTTTGTGAATGAACGCCACAACCCAACACTCACGTTAATTTATCTACCCCATCTCGACTACTGTCTACAAAAACATGGCCCCGACACAACTAAGGTAGCCAAGGATTTACAAGAAATTGACGCGGTTTGTAGTGACTTAATTCAATACTATGAAAATCGCGGCGCACAAGTCATTGTGTTATCTGAATACGGTATTACCTCAGTCTCCAAACCCATCCATATCAACCGCATTTTGCGCGAACATGGTTTACTCACAGTCCGGGAAGAATTGGGACGAGAACTACTAGATGCTGGTGCAAGTAAAGCTTTTGCAGTTGCAGATCATCAACTAGCGCATGTTTATGTTAATGATCCATTTTACATACCCAAGGTGCGATCGCTCTTAGAAGATGCAGATGGCATTGCCTACGTTTTAGACGAAACCGAAAAGCCTACCTATCACCTCAACCATTCACGTTCAGGTGAGTTAATCGCAGTTTCCCAACCAGATGCTTGGTTTACCTACTATTACTGGCTAGATGACCGTCGCGCACCCGATTTTGCTAGAACTGTAGATATTCACCGCAAACCTGGTTACGACCCTGTAGAACTTTTCATCGACCCCGAAATCAAACTACCCCCAGTCAAAATCGCTTCTAAGCTAATTCAGAAAAAATTAGGTTTTCGCTACTTGATGGATGTCATTCCTTTAGATGCTTCTTTGGTTAAAGGTTCTCATGGTTGCCTTCCTCCTTCTCCTTCTCAGGGGCCGTTATTCATCACCCAACAATCTCATCTTTTAGACTCCCCTGCAATTATGGCGACTGATGTTTATCAATTAATCATCAAACATTTGGTAGATAAAATTAATTAA
- the eboE gene encoding metabolite traffic protein EboE — MKIGTNNNLHLTYCTNIHPGEEWEKVFANLKQYIPPLKTKLAPEKPFGIGLRLAEVAARELLTGDTLNQFQSWLTENDLYVFTLNGFPYGQFHQKVVKDQVYAPDWSKQERLDYTLQLTQILAELLPPGMEGSISTLPLSYKPWFKGNQLVQAPVFINASLNIAQVVERMVRIRLEQGKILHLDLEPEPDGLIENAVEVVDYFQMYLLPVAGAYLSKQLGITKEAAESYILDHVRICYDTCHFAVEHEDPMSVILQFQAAGIRIGKIQISAALQVQIPQDLQKRHLLIKRLQPFAESTYLHQVIGRTSQNRLVHYRDLEEALLKLENTIDEEWRIHFHVPIFIHDYQLLKSTQSDIENVLELLQSHQFCDHLEIETYTWEVLPDEIKLDLSASIGREYEWVMNKLSTKQLVLS, encoded by the coding sequence ATGAAAATCGGAACCAATAACAACCTCCACCTTACCTACTGCACCAACATTCACCCTGGCGAAGAATGGGAAAAAGTCTTTGCCAACCTCAAGCAATACATCCCTCCCTTAAAAACAAAATTAGCGCCAGAAAAACCATTTGGTATTGGTTTACGTTTAGCTGAGGTAGCAGCCAGAGAATTACTCACAGGAGATACCTTAAACCAGTTTCAGTCCTGGCTAACAGAAAACGACTTATATGTATTTACCCTAAACGGCTTTCCTTACGGACAATTTCATCAAAAAGTAGTCAAAGACCAAGTTTATGCCCCAGATTGGTCAAAGCAGGAACGCTTAGATTACACTTTGCAGTTAACGCAAATCTTAGCAGAATTGTTACCTCCTGGTATGGAAGGTAGCATTTCCACACTACCCTTATCATACAAACCCTGGTTCAAGGGAAACCAGCTTGTGCAAGCGCCAGTATTTATTAATGCTAGCCTGAACATAGCCCAAGTCGTAGAACGCATGGTACGTATCCGCCTGGAACAAGGCAAAATTCTGCACTTAGATTTAGAACCAGAACCAGATGGACTAATTGAAAATGCAGTTGAAGTTGTTGATTACTTCCAGATGTATTTACTACCAGTAGCTGGGGCTTATTTAAGCAAGCAATTGGGCATCACAAAAGAGGCGGCAGAAAGTTACATTCTAGACCATGTGCGTATTTGTTATGATACCTGCCACTTTGCGGTGGAACATGAAGACCCCATGTCAGTAATTTTGCAATTTCAAGCTGCGGGAATACGTATCGGTAAAATCCAAATTAGTGCAGCATTACAAGTACAAATACCGCAGGATTTGCAAAAACGTCATCTTTTAATTAAAAGATTGCAACCCTTTGCTGAATCTACATATTTACATCAAGTTATTGGACGCACCAGCCAGAATAGATTAGTTCACTATCGAGATTTAGAAGAGGCTTTACTCAAGCTAGAAAACACCATAGATGAAGAATGGCGGATACATTTTCATGTACCGATTTTTATTCATGATTATCAGCTATTAAAGTCTACTCAAAGCGACATTGAAAATGTCTTGGAGTTGTTACAAAGTCATCAATTCTGTGACCATTTGGAAATTGAAACTTATACTTGGGAAGTTTTACCAGATGAGATAAAGCTTGATTTATCAGCTTCAATTGGGCGTGAATATGAGTGGGTAATGAATAAATTATCAACTAAGCAATTAGTTCTTAGTTAA
- a CDS encoding 3-dehydroquinate synthase produces MILDIRQKTKFNLQPIQQNFAVSFNYEIHFTTNLFSLKNPTLAQVIGSDGEKKPKKVVAVVDAGLLEFFPDLPQQIATYTNFYAEVLTLASAPLLVPGGEAAKNDPKLLDQIHELVETAGICRHSYILGIGGGAVLDLIGYAAATAHRGVRLIRIPTTVLAQNDSGIGVKNGINAFGKKNFLGTFAPPYAVINDSAFLTTLCDRDWRSGIAEAIKVALIKDPIFFNFIHENTAALVLREMDTMQMVIYRCAQLHLQHIAKAGDPFEKGSSRPLDFGHWAAHKLEQLTNYSLRHGEAVAIGIALDSTYSYLLGWLSHSEWQQILNTLSGLGFKLYVPELTDTSSLFQGLTEFREHLGGELTITLLQHIGKGIEVHEVDLSIYKQAISLIHESLRLCDSVG; encoded by the coding sequence ATGATACTTGATATTAGACAAAAAACAAAATTTAATTTACAACCTATTCAACAGAATTTCGCAGTTTCGTTTAACTACGAAATTCACTTTACTACTAATCTGTTTAGTTTAAAGAACCCAACTTTAGCACAGGTTATTGGATCTGATGGCGAGAAAAAGCCCAAGAAAGTTGTAGCGGTAGTAGATGCAGGTTTATTAGAGTTCTTTCCTGACTTACCCCAGCAAATTGCTACCTATACAAATTTTTACGCTGAAGTATTAACCTTAGCCTCAGCGCCACTCCTTGTCCCAGGAGGCGAAGCTGCCAAAAATGACCCCAAGTTATTAGACCAAATTCACGAATTGGTAGAAACTGCGGGAATATGTCGCCACTCCTATATATTAGGAATTGGTGGTGGCGCAGTATTAGATTTAATTGGCTATGCAGCAGCCACAGCACACCGGGGAGTGAGGCTAATTCGCATTCCTACAACGGTGTTAGCGCAGAATGATTCTGGTATTGGTGTGAAAAACGGGATCAATGCCTTTGGCAAAAAGAACTTTTTAGGGACATTTGCACCACCCTACGCAGTTATTAACGACTCTGCATTCTTAACTACATTATGCGATCGCGATTGGCGTTCTGGTATTGCCGAAGCCATCAAAGTTGCCTTAATTAAAGACCCCATCTTTTTCAACTTCATCCATGAAAACACCGCAGCCCTAGTCCTGCGGGAAATGGACACCATGCAGATGGTTATTTATCGCTGCGCCCAACTGCACTTACAACACATAGCCAAAGCTGGCGACCCCTTTGAAAAAGGTTCATCCCGCCCCTTAGATTTTGGACATTGGGCAGCCCATAAACTAGAACAATTGACCAATTACAGCCTACGACATGGCGAAGCCGTAGCCATTGGTATCGCTTTAGATAGCACCTACTCCTACCTGTTGGGATGGCTTTCTCATTCCGAGTGGCAACAGATATTAAACACCCTCTCAGGGCTAGGTTTCAAACTCTACGTACCAGAATTAACCGATACCTCATCTTTGTTCCAAGGCTTAACAGAGTTCCGTGAACACTTAGGCGGTGAACTCACTATTACACTTCTACAACACATCGGCAAAGGAATTGAAGTTCACGAAGTAGATTTATCCATCTACAAACAAGCAATCTCCCTCATACACGAATCTCTGCGCCTCTGTGACTCTGTGGGTTAA
- a CDS encoding DsbA family oxidoreductase → MLINIFHDTICPWCRIGKKHFFDALSQWQQETVNIHWHPFLLDDSLPISGYEFRSFMQERKGIQPEAIQNLFNETRRIGAASGVTLNFDRITLAVNTKLSHKLIALAPKNIKNQVVEAIYQAYFEDGLNIGDVDVLVDIGKTYHMDARDLRNQLINHNFFDGIVAESTFTRLKEINSVPFFIINNKVQVKGSGSVELFLQALNRAVLVEAKI, encoded by the coding sequence ATGTTAATTAATATCTTTCATGATACAATATGTCCTTGGTGTCGTATAGGAAAAAAACACTTTTTTGATGCCCTATCACAATGGCAGCAAGAAACAGTAAATATCCATTGGCATCCATTCCTACTTGATGATAGTTTACCTATATCTGGCTACGAATTTCGTAGTTTTATGCAGGAAAGAAAGGGTATCCAGCCAGAAGCAATCCAAAATTTATTTAATGAGACACGACGTATAGGTGCAGCATCTGGAGTGACACTTAATTTTGATAGAATTACTTTAGCTGTGAATACAAAGCTTTCTCATAAATTGATAGCACTTGCTCCCAAGAATATCAAAAATCAGGTGGTGGAAGCAATTTATCAAGCTTATTTTGAAGATGGGTTAAATATTGGTGATGTTGATGTTCTTGTTGATATCGGCAAAACCTACCACATGGATGCTAGGGATTTAAGAAATCAGCTAATTAATCATAATTTCTTTGATGGCATTGTGGCTGAATCAACATTTACCCGATTAAAGGAGATTAACAGTGTACCTTTTTTCATTATTAACAATAAAGTCCAAGTAAAAGGCTCTGGTTCAGTAGAGTTATTTCTTCAGGCTTTAAATCGTGCTGTACTTGTGGAAGCAAAAATATGA
- the tyrA gene encoding bifunctional chorismate mutase/prephenate dehydrogenase, producing the protein MSIQSSLDVEFASGNNVKSRQITIIGGRGRMGQLFAQKLMAIGHKVNVLGQQDWDYADTLLSQAELVIVSVPIEHTVAIIERAAKYLSPTTALCDITSIKVQPTQAMLAYHQGPVMGLHPMFGPSVKSFSGQKIVVCSGRGDNSFQWLLDFMQSQGGELITCTPEEHDQMMVFVQATQHFYRLSLGVFLAQANIDLQRSLLMSSPSYRQEIEILKRLFKQNPNLCVDIILATEERCQAINDLAETYQRLAKLVVNKDREGLIREFEENKEFFQQEDNYLLPVTYTVTENKNTQFNRFH; encoded by the coding sequence ATGTCTATTCAATCCTCACTCGATGTAGAGTTTGCATCAGGAAACAACGTCAAATCTCGACAAATCACCATTATTGGTGGACGTGGTAGAATGGGTCAACTATTCGCCCAAAAACTTATGGCTATAGGTCATAAAGTTAATGTTCTAGGACAGCAAGATTGGGACTATGCAGATACACTCTTGAGTCAGGCTGAATTAGTCATAGTTTCCGTTCCTATAGAACATACAGTTGCTATTATCGAACGTGCTGCTAAATATCTTTCTCCTACTACAGCTTTGTGTGACATCACCAGTATTAAAGTTCAGCCAACACAAGCTATGTTGGCGTACCATCAAGGCCCTGTCATGGGTTTACATCCTATGTTTGGGCCGAGTGTGAAATCTTTTTCAGGGCAAAAAATAGTAGTATGTTCAGGTCGTGGTGATAACTCATTTCAATGGTTATTAGATTTCATGCAAAGCCAAGGCGGGGAATTAATTACTTGTACGCCTGAAGAACACGACCAAATGATGGTGTTTGTGCAAGCGACACAACATTTTTATAGACTTAGCCTTGGTGTCTTCTTAGCACAGGCAAATATTGATTTACAACGCAGTTTGTTAATGTCATCCCCCAGTTATCGTCAAGAAATTGAAATTCTTAAGCGTTTATTTAAGCAAAACCCTAATTTATGTGTTGATATCATCTTAGCTACAGAAGAAAGATGCCAAGCAATTAATGATTTAGCTGAAACTTATCAACGTTTGGCTAAATTAGTGGTTAACAAAGATAGAGAAGGACTAATTAGGGAGTTTGAAGAAAATAAAGAGTTTTTTCAACAGGAAGATAATTATTTATTACCTGTTACTTATACAGTTACAGAAAACAAAAATACTCAATTTAATAGATTTCATTAA
- a CDS encoding glycosyltransferase family 4 protein: MQILIYSYNYYPEPIGIAPLMTELAEGLVKRGHQVRVITGMPNYPQRRIYDEYQGKWYQTEERNGVTIQRCYLRIKSNPNLIDRLLLELSFIATSLPQAFNGWQPDVILVTVPPLLVSLSATLLGWIYNCPVVLNVQDILPEAGIRVGLIKNKLMIRALEAIEKFAYRTAHTISVIAEGFVENLVNKGVPDNKIACIPNWVNLNFINSEAPKNNSWRKVHNLDDKFVVLYSGNIALTQGLETVIEAASRLRQVPEIAFVIAGESKSLERLQKYCLSCGADNVLLLPLQPREKLPEMLAAADVGLVVQKSNVVAFNMPSKIPLLMASDRPIIGSVPATGTAAKAIRKSGGGIVVAPESPKALADAVLKLYQNPDLATQLGHQGRNFAIENYAFETALDRYEELFTDVIANNNLVALPELSPKGSIVDV, from the coding sequence ATGCAAATTCTTATTTATTCCTACAATTATTATCCAGAACCAATTGGTATTGCTCCCTTGATGACTGAACTGGCGGAAGGTTTGGTTAAACGAGGTCATCAAGTGCGGGTGATTACTGGGATGCCTAATTATCCTCAACGGCGCATATATGATGAGTATCAAGGAAAGTGGTATCAGACAGAAGAAAGAAACGGTGTCACTATTCAACGTTGCTATTTACGGATTAAATCTAACCCTAACTTGATTGATAGGCTTTTGCTGGAGTTGAGTTTTATTGCAACTAGCCTTCCCCAAGCTTTCAACGGTTGGCAACCAGATGTAATTCTTGTGACAGTACCGCCGCTTTTGGTTTCTTTATCTGCCACTCTATTGGGATGGATTTATAATTGCCCAGTCGTATTGAATGTACAAGATATATTACCAGAAGCTGGTATCCGTGTCGGCTTAATTAAAAATAAATTAATGATTCGAGCTTTGGAAGCTATAGAAAAATTTGCTTACCGTACTGCTCATACTATTAGTGTGATTGCTGAGGGTTTTGTTGAGAATTTAGTGAATAAAGGTGTACCTGATAATAAAATTGCCTGTATTCCTAATTGGGTCAACTTAAACTTTATCAATTCTGAAGCTCCTAAAAATAACTCTTGGAGAAAAGTTCATAACCTTGATGATAAATTTGTCGTACTTTATTCGGGTAATATTGCCCTGACTCAAGGTTTAGAAACAGTAATTGAAGCAGCATCTCGGTTACGTCAAGTACCAGAAATTGCTTTTGTCATTGCAGGCGAATCGAAATCTTTAGAAAGACTGCAAAAATATTGTCTAAGTTGTGGTGCTGATAATGTGTTGCTGCTACCACTGCAACCAAGAGAGAAATTACCCGAAATGTTAGCGGCGGCTGATGTGGGTTTAGTTGTGCAGAAAAGCAATGTAGTTGCCTTTAATATGCCTTCTAAAATACCATTGCTGATGGCAAGCGATCGCCCAATTATTGGTTCAGTTCCCGCAACTGGGACTGCGGCTAAAGCCATCCGCAAAAGTGGTGGTGGTATAGTTGTTGCGCCAGAGTCACCCAAGGCTTTAGCTGATGCGGTACTCAAGTTATATCAAAATCCCGATTTAGCCACACAATTAGGTCATCAGGGTAGAAATTTTGCTATAGAAAATTATGCTTTTGAGACAGCTTTAGATAGGTACGAAGAATTATTCACCGATGTCATAGCCAATAATAATTTAGTAGCATTACCTGAATTAAGTCCCAAAGGCTCAATTGTTGATGTGTAA
- the eboC gene encoding UbiA-like protein EboC (EboC, a homolog the polyprenyltransferase UbiA, belongs to system of proteins involved in the trafficking of precursor metabolites to an extracytoplasmic compartment so that the biosynthesis of certain natural products, such as scytonemin, can be completed.), with amino-acid sequence MNTTTLNSYRFWAYLQLLRPANIITAWADIMAGFAASGYFVQLNLTPLLWLLLATTGLYGGGIVFNDVFDAELDAKERPERPIPSGRASRTGASLLGGSLLVVGVAAAVQVSWLSGVLALAIATSALLYDAFSKHHPIFGPINMGFCRGGNLLLGVSVVPVAIGDYWFLGLIPIVYIAAITALSRGEVQGGKSSTGIIALLLITAVIVGLLGLGWLTNYQVITALPFLTLLAIRVLIPFIKAARQPTPEQIRIAVRAGVLSLIILDTTLAAGFAGLPYGLLVLSLLPLSMILSQLFAVT; translated from the coding sequence ATGAACACCACCACCCTTAACTCCTACCGCTTCTGGGCATACCTGCAATTACTACGACCCGCCAATATTATCACAGCTTGGGCAGATATCATGGCTGGCTTTGCGGCTTCTGGGTATTTTGTACAACTAAATCTCACCCCACTCCTGTGGCTACTCTTAGCTACCACTGGCTTATATGGCGGCGGTATTGTATTTAACGATGTTTTTGATGCTGAACTGGATGCCAAAGAACGACCAGAAAGACCTATTCCCAGTGGTAGGGCTTCTCGGACTGGGGCAAGTTTACTGGGGGGTTCGCTGTTAGTTGTGGGTGTGGCGGCGGCGGTGCAGGTTTCGTGGTTGAGTGGAGTGTTAGCTTTGGCGATCGCAACTTCTGCCCTGTTGTATGATGCTTTTAGCAAGCATCACCCAATTTTCGGCCCCATCAATATGGGATTTTGCCGGGGTGGTAACTTGTTACTAGGGGTGAGTGTGGTTCCAGTTGCGATCGGTGATTATTGGTTTTTAGGTTTAATTCCCATAGTCTACATTGCTGCTATCACAGCTTTGAGTCGGGGTGAAGTGCAAGGGGGAAAATCGAGTACAGGCATTATAGCCTTATTATTAATTACGGCGGTGATAGTCGGGCTGTTAGGTTTAGGATGGCTGACAAATTATCAAGTCATCACAGCCTTACCATTTCTCACATTGTTAGCTATCCGAGTTTTGATTCCTTTTATCAAAGCTGCGCGTCAACCTACTCCAGAACAAATTCGCATTGCAGTTAGGGCAGGTGTGTTATCTCTGATTATTTTAGATACTACCTTAGCGGCTGGTTTTGCTGGTTTACCCTATGGTTTGTTGGTTTTAAGTCTTTTACCACTTTCGATGATATTGTCGCAACTATTTGCTGTGACTTAA